The following is a genomic window from Paenibacillus thiaminolyticus.
CGCCGTGCACCGTGCACATATCGCCATGGACGAAGTATTCGAACTCCATGCCGGTCTTCGCCTGCAGCAGCTGTGCCGTCCGGAGATCCATCTCCCGGGAAGCGACGATGCGCGTCACGCCAAGCTCCTGCAGCGCACGGATCATTTCCTCGTTATGCACGTTCATCATCACCGAGGCATGCACGGGAAGCCGGTTCAGGTTCATCTCCTTGATCAGCGGAAAAACAGCCATATCCTGAGAGATAATCCCGTCTGGACCGACCTCGTTCAGAAATGACAAATACCGCTTCGCTTCCTCGATGTCTTCGCCGTTCATCAGATTGTTGACGGTAACATAGATACGCTTGCCCCGTTCACGCGCCATCTCTGCGGCCAACCGAATCTCGTCGCAGGACAGATTGTAGCCCTTGCGCATCATCCGCATGTTCAGCGACGGCCCCCCGAAATAGACGGCATCGCAATTCGCCTCGATCACTTCTTTGAAAATTTCAAACGTGCCTGCCGGTGCCAGCAGCTCGACCTCTTTGCCGTGAAAATATCTAGCCATGCCCGTTCCTCCTATCCCACATTTCCATACTATCTTACTGTCAATTTTATTTTTCCTAATTTTAAATATATCAGGCTTTGAAATATTTTATGTGATATTTTTCACTCAACAGGCTGTAAATATAAACGTGGTGGTGATCAATAACCGATCGATCACCACCACGATATGAGGAGCAGCAAGACGAGGAACGACGCGATGAACAGCATGTCCGGCGTCCGCCATATGAGCGTGCGCAGCGACGTGCGCGGCGCATGCAGCACATATCCCCGAGCCTCCATCGCCTGGACCAGCTCCTCAGCCCGCCGGAACGCGCTGACGATGACAGGCACCATCAGCGTCATGACCATCTTGCCCTTCTGGACGAAGGAGATCTCGTGGAAGTCTGCGCCGCGAGAAGCCTGCGCCTTCATCACTTTGTCCGCCTCCTCGAATATCGTCGGAATGAAGCGCAGCGAGATGCCGATCATCATCGACCACTGCTGCGGCGATCCGCCGACGAAGCGCAGCGGCTTCAGCACGCGCTCCAGGCCGAGATTGAGCTCGACCGGCGTCGTCGTGAACGTCAGAATCGCGGTGAAGGTGACGAGCAGCGCCATGCGCCATACCGCGTACGCCCCGTAGGTCACGCCTCCGGTCGTAATATTGAGCTTACCCACATTCACCAGCGAGTTGCCGGTCTTGTCGAATAAGATATAGAACAGGAACATGAAGGCCATGATGAACCAGAGCGGCCGTGACGCCTGAAAATAACGGGTTAAGGAAATGCGCGAGCTCATCATCACCAGCAGGGCGAATCCGCTCAGCACCGCGAGTTCTGCGAACGCGTCAGCCATAATGACCGTAATCAGAAACAGAACCATCGCCACCAGCTTCCCCCGCGGATCGAGGCGGTGAATCCAGGAATCGGCGGGGACATACCGGCCGAGCATCATTTTGGCTTCCATCTGGCTAGTCCCCCTCCCTGCTGTCTAATGGGCGGTCCGCCCTTCCGGCCTTGCCGAGCCGCTCCGCGATCGAGTCGGCCCAGCCCGCCGGATCGGCGGGCAGATCGTCAAGCGCCGCGCCCGTCTTCTCCGCCACCAGCGCCGCGAGGCGCAGCGTGGCGGGAATCTCGATGCCGGCCGCTTCCAGTTCCTCGGGCCGGCGCATTAGCTCCTGCCGGCCGCCCTGGAAGACGATGCGGCCTTCCTTCATCAGGATGAAGCGGTCGGCATGCGCGAACACTTCATCCAGGCGGTGCGTCACCATGACGACCGCCTTACCCTGCTGCGCGCACAATCCGTGCAGCAGCCGGATCAGCTCCGCCCGGCTGATCGGGTCCAGCGTCGCCGTCGGCTCGTCCAGCACGAGCAGCTCCGGATCAGAGGCGAGCACCGTCGCAATCGCGACCTTGCGAATCTGGCCTCCGCTCAGTTCGAACGGGCTGGCCTCCAGCACCGATGGCGGCAAGCCCACCATCGCGAGGGCCTCCCGCGCCGCTTCGGCAGCCGCCTCGGGCTTCGCCCCGAACTGAATCGGCCCGAACATCAAGTCCCGTTCGACTGTCTCCTCGAACAGTTGATGCTCGGGGAATTGGAAGACGAGGCCGACCCGGCGGCGCAGCGGCTTCAGGCCGGATTGCTTCGCTCCGCCCTCAAAAGTATATTCCAGCACCTGCAGCTTCCCGGAGGTCGGCTGGAGGATGCCGTTGAAATGCTGCAGCAGCGTCGATTTGCCGGAGCCGGTCGAACCGAGCACGACCGTGAAGCCGGAACCGACGGCAAAATCCAAATCCTGCAGCGCATGGACTGGCGGCTGTCCCTGCGCAATATAATCGTAGGTTAATCGTTCAGCGTGCACGATGGCCATAAAGCG
Proteins encoded in this region:
- a CDS encoding ATP-binding cassette domain-containing protein; the encoded protein is MAIVHAERLTYDYIAQGQPPVHALQDLDFAVGSGFTVVLGSTGSGKSTLLQHFNGILQPTSGKLQVLEYTFEGGAKQSGLKPLRRRVGLVFQFPEHQLFEETVERDLMFGPIQFGAKPEAAAEAAREALAMVGLPPSVLEASPFELSGGQIRKVAIATVLASDPELLVLDEPTATLDPISRAELIRLLHGLCAQQGKAVVMVTHRLDEVFAHADRFILMKEGRIVFQGGRQELMRRPEELEAAGIEIPATLRLAALVAEKTGAALDDLPADPAGWADSIAERLGKAGRADRPLDSREGD
- a CDS encoding energy-coupling factor transporter transmembrane component T family protein, translated to MEAKMMLGRYVPADSWIHRLDPRGKLVAMVLFLITVIMADAFAELAVLSGFALLVMMSSRISLTRYFQASRPLWFIMAFMFLFYILFDKTGNSLVNVGKLNITTGGVTYGAYAVWRMALLVTFTAILTFTTTPVELNLGLERVLKPLRFVGGSPQQWSMMIGISLRFIPTIFEEADKVMKAQASRGADFHEISFVQKGKMVMTLMVPVIVSAFRRAEELVQAMEARGYVLHAPRTSLRTLIWRTPDMLFIASFLVLLLLISWW